A genomic region of bacterium contains the following coding sequences:
- a CDS encoding response regulator transcription factor, translating into MSSIAKILLVDDNPKYLKDVLPTYGYDIKVATDGIQALKILGNHENQKQKGNDKTKQRRDGGDSEDFDHIPFDLILLDVMMPNMDGWATLKAIREDNNKKSIPIIMLTALDKEQQQISGLKFGADDYIVKPFTLPNLLARIEALLRRSKWKQENCQTTPSSLSFASDEPIDTLTARETEVLSLVAQGSNNQEIAEKLFVREVTVKTHLNNIFKKLNVSNRTQAVLLAMQLKII; encoded by the coding sequence ATGTCCTCTATTGCTAAAATACTTCTTGTTGATGACAATCCGAAATATTTAAAAGATGTCCTTCCTACTTATGGTTATGACATAAAAGTTGCAACAGACGGTATTCAGGCATTAAAAATTCTCGGGAATCATGAAAATCAAAAACAAAAAGGAAATGATAAAACAAAACAGCGGCGCGATGGCGGCGATTCGGAAGACTTTGATCATATTCCTTTTGATTTAATACTTCTTGATGTAATGATGCCGAATATGGATGGATGGGCAACTTTAAAAGCCATAAGAGAAGATAATAACAAAAAATCAATTCCTATAATAATGCTGACAGCCCTTGATAAAGAGCAGCAGCAAATATCAGGTTTAAAATTCGGTGCAGATGATTATATAGTTAAACCTTTTACACTTCCAAATCTTCTTGCCCGAATTGAAGCACTCCTGAGAAGATCAAAATGGAAACAAGAAAATTGTCAAACTACTCCTTCCAGTTTATCCTTTGCTTCAGATGAGCCTATAGATACTCTTACAGCAAGAGAAACAGAGGTTTTATCACTTGTGGCACAGGGATCAAACAATCAGGAAATCGCCGAAAAGCTTTTTGTAAGAGAAGTTACCGTGAAAACGCATTTGAACAATATTTTTAAAAAATTAAATGTATCTAACCGAACGCAGGCAGTTCTTTTAGCCATGCAGTTAAAAATTATATAG